One genomic window of Saccopteryx bilineata isolate mSacBil1 chromosome 4, mSacBil1_pri_phased_curated, whole genome shotgun sequence includes the following:
- the CSPG4 gene encoding chondroitin sulfate proteoglycan 4: MQSGPQPPTWACALTLALILAMLAEPASAASFFGENHLEVLMATALTNIELQLQFSTSQPEALLLLAAGPADHLLLQLYSGYLQVRLVLGQEELRLQTPSETQLSDSVLHTVGLMVSGGWAWLSVDGLFNTSAQVPRVPLQVPYGLFLGSIGSLGLPYLKGASRPLRGCLHTATLNGHNLLQPLTPDVPDGCAEEFSAGDDVALGFSGPHSLAAYPAWSTRDAGTLEFTLSTRSQQAPLAFQAGHQRGNFIYLDVFEGHLRAVVEKGQGTVLLHNSVPVADGRPHEVRIHMDAHWLEISVDQYPTRTSNRGVHTYLEPHGNLLLGGLDTEASRHLQEHRLGLAPGAVYGSLLGCMEDLSINGQRQGLQEALLTRNMVAGCGPEEDEYEEDTYEVFSTLAPDEWTAMKLPELCVPEPGLPPIFANFTQLLTVSPLVVAEGGTAWLEWQHVQPTLDLRDAELRKSQVLFSVSRGPRHGALELDVPGAQARQMFTLLDVVNHKVRFIHSGSEDTSDQVVLEASVTARGPVPSCLRKGQTYILPIQVNPINDPPRVVFPHGSLMVVLEHTQKPLGPDVFQAYDPDSLCENLTFQLLAGGPVARRDQPREPVTEFSCQELEAGSLIYVHHDGPAQDLMFRVSDGLQASSPATLKVVAIRPAIQIRHNTGLCLAQGSTALVSPANLSVETNAVGQDVSVLFRVTGALQFGELQKQGAGGAEGAEWRATQAFHQRDVEQGRVRYRSTDPEHHAEDTVEKLVLEVQVGQETLSNLSFPVTVQRATVWLQRLEPLHTQNTQQVTLTSAHLEATLEEAGPSPTTFHYEVVQAPKKGNLRLQGTRLSEGQGFTQNDLQAGRVTYRATARASEVVEDIFHFRVTAPPHFSPLYTFPIHIGGDPDAPVLTNVLLSVPEGGEAIVSADHLFVKSLNSADYLYEVMERPRHGRLAWRESQNNSTMVTSFTNEDLLRGRLVYRHDDSETTEDDIPFVATRQGEGSGGTIWEEVRGVFRVAIQPVNDHAPVQTISRIFHVARGGQRLLTTDDVTFSDADSGFADVQLVLTRKDLLFGSIVAAEEPTRPIYRFTQEDLRKRRVLFVHSGADRGWIQLQVSDGLHQATALLEVQASEPYLRVANGSVLVVPQGGQGTIDSAMLHLDTNLDIRSGDEVHYRVTAGPHWGQLLQAGQPTTAFFQQDLLDGAIVYSHNGSLRPHDTLAFSVDAGPMHTDATLQVTIALEGPVAPLHLVRHKKVYVFQGEAAEIRRDQLEVAQEAVPPTDIVFSVRTPPSAGYLVMLSHATTEAESPSLDPVQSFSQEAVDAGRVLYLHSHPEVWTDAFSLDVASSLGALLEDVRMELEVLPTTIPLEAQNFSVPEGGTLTLAPPLLRITGPYFPTLPGLDLQVLEPPRHGALRREEDQRNMTLGTFSWKEVEQQRIHYIHDGSETRTDSFTLMANASDVDRQSNPMAFTITILPVNNQTPVLTTNTGLQVWEGTTVPILMTALRGSDSDSEPKDLVYTIEQPSNGQVVLRSAPDTEVLSFTQAQVDSGLVLFLHRGAPDGGFRFSLSDGQHTSPGHFFHVMAQKQLLLSLEGSQMLTVCPGSMEPLSSESLKASSSMGTDPRHLLYQVVQGPQLGWLLHTQEGSTEEALVNFTQAEVYARNVLYKHRMPAEPFWEAHDTLKLRLASPPAPDMAATLAVTVSFETACPQRPSRLWTNKGLWVPEGQQAKITRAALDASNLLASLPSIQRPEHDVLFQITQFPTRGQLLVSEEPLHAGQPHFLQSHLAAEQLVYAHGGGGTQPDGFHFRAHLQGPAGASVGGPQTSEAFAIMVRDVNERPPQPQASIPLQITRGSRAPVSRAQLSVVDPDSAPEEIEFRVQRAPHNGFLSLAETSVEPVSHFTQADVDAGRLAFVANGSSVAGIFLLSVSDGTSPALPMSLAVDVLPSTIEVQLQAPLEVPQALGCSSLSRQQLRVISDQEEPDATYRLIQGPGYGHLLVDGQPTTAFSQLQVDQGKVVFAFTNFTSSHDHFNVLALARGANASATVNVTVKALLRVWAGGPWPQGATLRLDNTILDAGELANRTDSVPRFQLLEGPRHGRVVRMSWAKTEPRDSEPVEQFTQQDLEEESLGLEVGRPDGGSPGPASDSLTLELWARGVPPAVASLNFTTEPYNAAQSYSMTLLSLPEAAQTEAGGPENSPTTGEPGPAAASPMPTTARGSLLGFLEANMFSVIIPVCLVLLLLALILPLLFYLRKRNKTGKHHVQVLAAKPHNGLAGDTETFRKVEPGQAIPLTAMPGQGPLPGGHPDPELLQFCRTSNPALKNGQYWV; encoded by the exons ccTCCTTCTTCGGGGAGAACCACCTGGAGGTTCTTATGGCCACGGCTCTGACCAACATTGAGCTGCAGCTAcagttctccacatcccagcccgaaGCCCTCCTTCTCCTGGCAGCGGGTCCAGCTGACCACCTCCTTCTGCAGCTCTACTCCGGATACCTGCAG GTCAGGCTTGTCCTTGGCCAGGAGGAGCTGAGACTGCAGACCCCATCAGAGACACAGCTGAGTGACTCTGTCCTTCACACAGTGGGGCTGATGGTGTCAGGTGGCTGGGCCTGGCTGTCTGTCGATGGGCTCTTCAACACCTCAGCCCAAGTACCGAGGGTCCCTCTGCAGGTCCCCTATGGGCTCTTCCTGGGGAGCATTGGAAGCCTGGGCCTGCCCTACCTGAAAGGGGCCAGCCGACCCCTGAGGGGCTGCCTCCACACAGCTACCCTCAATGGCCACAACCTCCTTCAGCCACTGACCCCGGACGTCCCTGACGGCTGTGCTGAAGAGTTTTCTGCGGGTGACGATGTGGCCCTGGGCTTCTCCGGGCCCCACTCACTTGCAGCCTATCCTGCCTGGAGCACTCGGGATGCAGGCACCCTGGAGTTCACTCTCAGCACCAGGAGCCAGCAGGCACCCCTGGCCTTCCAGGCCGGGCATCAGCGTGGGAATTTCATCTACTTGGACGTGTTTGAGGGCCACCTGCGAGCTGTGGTCGAGAAAGGCCAGGGCACCGTGCTGCTCCACAACAGTGTGCCTGTGGCCGATGGGCGGCCCCATGAGGTCCGCATCCACATGGATGCTCACTGGCTGGAAATCTCCGTGGACCAGTACCCAACTCGTACTTCCAACCGCGGGGTCCATACCTACCTGGAGCCACATGGCAACCTCCTCCTCGGGGGACTGGACACAGAAGCCTCTCGCCACCTCCAGGAGCACCGCCTGGGCCTGGCACCAGGGGCTGTCTACGGCTCCCTGCTGGGCTGCATGGAGGACCTCAGCATCAATGGCCAAAGGCAGGGGCTCCAGGAAGCCTTACTGACTCGCAACATGGTGGCCGGCTGCGGGCCTGAGGAAGACGAATACGAGGAAGACACCTACGAAGTTTTCTCCACCCTGGCCCCCGATGAGTGGACTGCCATGAAGCTGCCGGAGCTCTGTGTGCCTGAGCCCGGGCTGCCGCCCATCTTTGCCAACTTCACCCAGCTGCTGACTGTCAGTCCCCTTGTGGTGGCCGAGGGAGGCACAGCCTGGCTTGAGTGGCAGCACGTGCAGCCCACCCTGGACCTGAGGGATGCTGAGCTGCGCAAATCCCAGGTGCTGTTCAGTGTGAGCCGTGGGCCGCGCCACGGTGCGCTAGAGCTGGACGTCCCAGGCGCACAGGCACGGCAGATGTTCACGCTCCTGGACGTAGTAAACCACAAGGTCCGTTTCATCCACAGCGGCTCCGAGGACacctctgaccaggtggtgctggAGGCATCAGTGACGGCACGGGGGCCCGTGCCTTCCTGCCTTCGGAAGGGCCAAACATACATTCTGCCCATCCAGGTCAACCCCATCAACGACCCACCCCGTGTGGTCTTCCCGCACGGCAGCCTCATGGTGGTCCTGGAGCACACACAGAAGCCCCTGGGGCCTGACGTGTTCCAGGCCTATGACCCCGACTCCCTCTGCGAGAACCTTACCTTCCAGCTCCTAGCTGGTGGCCCCGTGGCACGCAGAGATCAGCCCAGGGAGCCAGTGACCGAGTTCTCCTGCCAGGAGCTGGAAGCAGGTAGCCTCATCTACGTCCACCACGATGGGCCTGCCCAGGACCTGATGTTTCGGGTCAGCGATGGGCTGCAGGCCAGCTCCCCTGCCACACTGAAGGTGGTGGCTATCCGGCCTGCCATTCAGATCCGCCACAACACAGGGTTGTGCCTGGCCCAGGGCTCCACCGCCTTGGTCTCGCCCGCCAACCTGTCAGTGGAGACGAACGCTGTGGGGCAGGACGTGAGTGTGCTCTTCCGAGTCACTGGGGCCCTGCAATTTGGGGAGCTGCAAAAGCAGGGGGCAGGTGGGGCCGAGGGCGCGGAGTGGCGGGCTACACAGGCCTTCCACCAGCGGGATGTGGAGCAGGGCCGCGTGCGGTACCGAAGCACCGATCCAGAGCACCATGCTGAGGACACGGTGGAGAAGCTGGTCCTGGAGGTGCAGGTGGGCCAGGAGACCCTGAGCAATCTGTCCTTCCCAGTGACTGTGCAGAGAGCCACTGTGTGGCTGCAGCGGCTGGAGCCCCTGCACACTCAGAACACCCAGCAGGTGACCCTCACCTCAGCCCACCTGGAGGCCACCCTGGAGGAGGCAGGCCCAAGCCCTACCACTTTCCACTATGAGGTGGTACAGGCCCCCAAGAAGGGTAATCTGCGGCTTCAGGGCACGCGGCTGTCAGAAGGTCAGGGCTTCACCCAGAATGACCTGCAGGCCGGTCGGGTGACCTACCGGGCCACAGCACGTGCCTCAGAGGTGGTCGAGGACATCTTCCATTTCCGTGTCACAGCTCCGCCACACTTCTCCCCACTCTATACCTTCCCCATCCACATTGGTGGCGACCCAGATGCTCCCGTCCTCACCAACGTTCTCCTCTCAGTGCCAGAAGGTGGAGAGGCCATCGTTTCCGCTGACCACCTCTTCGTCAAGAGTCTCAACAGCGCTGACTATCTCTATGAGGTCATGGAGCGGCCCCGCCATGGGAGGTTAGCATGGCGAGAGTCACAAAACAACAGCACCATGGTGACATCCTTTACCAATGAGGACCTATTGCGTGGCCGGCTGGTGTACCGGCATGACGACTCCGAGACCACCGAAGATGATATCCCGTTTGTGGCTACTCGCCAGGGCGAGGGCAGCGGTGGCACCATCTGGGAGGAGGTACGCGGTGTCTTCAGAGTAGCCATCCAGCCTGTGAATGACCACGCCCCCGTGCAGACCATCAGCCGCATCTTCCACGTAGCACGGGGTGGGCAGCGGCTCCTCACCACAGATGATGTGACCTTCAGCGATGCCGACTCCGGCTTTGCTGATGTCCAGCTGGTACTGACTCGCAAGGACCTCCTCTTTGGCAGTATTGTGGCTGCGGAGGAGCCCACACGGCCCATCTACCGCTTCACCCAGGAGGACCTCAGGAAGAGGCGAGTACTGTTCGTGCACTCCGGGGCTGACCGCGGCTGGATCCAGCTGCAGGTGTCTGATGGGCTGCACCAGGCCACCGCACTGCTCGAAGTGCAGGCCTCAGAGCCCTACCTCCGTGTGGCCAATGGCTCTGTCCTTGTGGTCCCTCAAGGAGGCCAGGGTACCATCGACTCAGCTATGCTCCACCTCGACACCAACCTAGACATCCGCAGTGGGGATGAGGTCCATTATCGTGTCACAGCTGGCCCACACTGGGGGCAGCTGCTCCAAGCAGGCCAGCCCACCACAGCCTTCTTTCAGCAGGACCTGCTGGATGGGGCCATTGTCTACAGCCACAATGGCAGCCTCAGGCCCCATGACACCTTGGCCTTCTCTGTGGATGCAGGGCCAATGCACACGGACGCCACCCTACAAGTGACCATTGCCCTAGAAGGGCCAGTGGCCCCACTGCACCTGGTCCGGCACAAGAAGGTCTACGTCTTTCAGGGGGAGGCGGCTGAGATCAGAAGGGACCAGCTGGAG GTAGCCCAGGAGGCAGTACCGCCCACAGATATCGTGTTCTCGGTGAGGACACCCCCAAGTGCTGGCTACCTGGTGATGTTGTCTCATGCTACCACTGAGGCCGAGTCACCCAGCCTGGACCCTGTGCAGAGCTTCTCTCAAGAAGCAGTGGATGCAGGCAGGGTCCTGTACCTGCACTCCCACCCTGAGGTCTGGACGGATGCCTTCTCCCTGGATGTGGCCTCAAGCCTGGGGGCTCTCCTTGAGGACGTCCGCATGGAGCTGGAGGTGCTGCCCACCACCATCCCACTGGAGGCACAGAACTTCAGCGTCCCTGAGGGGGGCACCCTCACCCTGGCCCCCCCGCTGCTCCGCATCACTGGGCCCTATTTCCCCACGCTGCCAGGCCTCGACCTGCAGGTGCTAGAGCCACCCCGGCATGGAGCCCTGCGGAGAGAGGAAGACCAGCGAAACATGACCCTGGGTACCTTCTCCTGGAAAGAG GTAGAGCAGCAGCGGATCCACTACATTCATGATGGGAGCGAGACCCGGACGGATAGCTTCACCCTCATGGCAAACGCCTCAGATGTAGACCGCCAGAGCAACCCTATGGCCTTCACCATCACCATCCTGCCTGTCAACAACCAAACCCCTGTCCTCACCACAAACACGGGCCTGCAG GTGTGGGAGGGGACCACTGTGCCCATCCTGATGACAGCCCTTAGGGGCTCGGACAGCGACTCGGAGCCCAAGGACCTGGTCTACACCATTGAGCAGCCCAGCAACGGGCAGGTGGTACTTCGGTCGGCACCGGACACTGAGGTCCTCAGCTTCACACAGGCCCAGGTGGACAGCGGGCTTGTGCTGTTCTTGCACAGAG GAGCCCCAGATGGAGGCTTCCGCTTCAGCCTCTCCGACGGCCAGCACACGTCTCCCGGACACTTCTTCCACGTGATGGCCCAGAAACAGCTGCTCCTGTCCCTGGAGGGCAGCCAGATGCTGACGGTCTGTCCAG GGTCTATGGAGCCACTCAGTAGCGAGAGCCTGAAGGCCAGCTCCAGCATGGGCACTGACCCCCGCCACCTCCTCTACCAGGTGGTACAGGGCCCCCAGCTTGGCTGGCTGCTCCACACCCAGGAGGGAAGCACTGAGGAGGCCCTGGTGAACTTCACCCAGGCCGAG GTGTATGCCAGGAATGTTCTCTACAAGCACAGGATGCCTGCGGAGCCCTTCTGGGAGGCCCATGACACCTTGAAGCTGCGGCTGGCCTCACCCCCTGCCCCCGATATGGCTGCCACCCTGGCTGTCACTGTGTCTTTTGAGACTGCCTGTCCCCAGCGCCCCAGCCGCCTCTGGACAAACAAAG GTCTCTGGGTCCCCGAAGGCCAGCAGGCCAAGATCACCAGAGCCGCCCTTGACGCCTCCAATCTCCTGGCCAGCCTCCCGTCAATCCAGCGCCCAGAGCACGATGTGCTGTTCCAGATCACGCAATTCCCCACCCGGGGCCAGCTGCTGGTGTCTGAGGAGCCCCTGCATGCTGGGCAGCCCCACTTCCTGCAGTCCCACCTGGCAGCAGAGCAGCTAGTATATGCCCACGGTGGTGGGGGCACCCAGCCAGATGGCTTCCACTTCCGTGCCCATCTCCAGGGACCGGCAGGGGCCTCCGTGGGGGGACCCCAGACCTCAGAGGCCTTTGCCATCATGGTGCGGGACGTGAATGAACGGCCACCTCAGCCGCAGGCCTCCATCCCACTCCAGATCACCCGTGGATCCCGCGCCCCCGTCTCCCGGGCCCAGCTGAGCGTGGTGGACCCAGACTCGGCTCCGGAGGAGATTGAGTTCAGGGTGCAACGGGCACCCCACAACGGCTTCCTGAGCCTGGCAGAGACCAGTGTGGAGCCTGTGAGCCACTTCACACAGGCCGATGTGGATGCTGGGCGGCTGGCTTTTGTGGCCAACGGGAGCAGTGTGGCAGGGATCTTCCTGCTGAGCGTGTCTGATGGCACCAGTCCAGCCCTGCCCATGTCCCTGGCAGTGGACGTCTTGCCATCCACCATTGAGGTGCAGCTGCAGGCACCCCTTGAGGTGCCTCAAGCCTTAGGGTGTTCCTCGCTGAGCCGGCAACAACTCCGGGTCATTTCAGACCAGGAGGAGCCAGACGCCACATACCGCCTCATCCAGGGGCCCGGATACGGGCATCTCCTGGTGGACGGGCAGCCAACGACAGCCTTTAGCCAGCTCCAGGTAGACCAGGGCAAGGTAGTCTTTGCTTTCACCAACTTCACTTCCTCCCATGACCACTTCAATGTCCTGGCACTGGCCAGGGGTGCCAATGCCTCAGCCACAGTGAATGTCACTGTGAAGGCTCTGCTGCGTGTATGGGCTGGTGGGCCATGGCCCCAGGGTGCTACCCTGCGCTTGGATAACACCATCCTGGATGCGGGTGAGTTGGCCAACCGCACGGACAGCgtgccccgtttccagctcctgGAGGGACCCCGGCATGGCCGTGTGGTCCGTATGTCCTGGGCCAAGACAGAGCCCAGGGACAGCGAGCCTGTAGAGCAGTTCACTCAGCAGGATCTGGAAGAGGAAAGTCTGGGGCTGGAGGTAGGCAGACCGGATGGCGGGTCCCCTGGTCCTGCCAGTGACAGTCTCACTCTGGAGCTGTGGGCAAGAGGTGTCCCGCCTGCAGTGGCCTCGCTAAACTTCACCACCGAGCCTTACAATGCAGCCCAGTCCTACAGCATGACCCTGCTCAGCCTCCCTGAGGCTGCTCAGACAGAGGCAGGGGGGCCAGAGAACAGCCCCACAACGGGTGAGCCAGGCCCTGCAGCCGCCAGCCCCATGCCCACCACGGCCAGAGGCAGCTTGCTGGGCTTCCTCGAGGCCAACATGTTCAGTGTCATAATCCCCGTGTGCCTGGTGCTCCTGCTCCTGGCCCTCATCTTGCCTCTGCTCTTCTACCTCCGCAAACGCAACAAGACAGGCAAGCACCATGTCCAGGTGCTAGCAGCCAAGCCCCACAACGGCCTGGCTGGCGACACGGAGACCTTCCGTAAGGTTGAGCCCGGCCAGGCCATCCCACTCACAGCCAtgcctggccaggggcccctgccAGGAGGCCATCCTGACCCAGAACTGTTGCAATTCTGCCGGACATCCAACCCTGCCCTTAAAAATGGCCAATACTGGGTATAA